A single region of the Candidatus Obscuribacterales bacterium genome encodes:
- a CDS encoding AEC family transporter produces MSELVTNLAKLYIPLVAWVGFGMVLGRSLPKAIPHALGKGLFWFGVPLSIFGFLRQADLSGSVWIAPVVAWVALACGAGLAWLWIVVQTRRGSDRSFVPQNDPAKGSFLLAAMVGNTGYLGYPVALALVGPQYFGWAIFYDTLGSTLGAYCIGVLLGARFGLGQQGRWTMAQAFVRNPALWAFSLGMLCRSVQFHPWVEQGLLGGAWLMLVLALLLLGMRLSQLDLRLNLNQAVVTLFIKMLMIPLIFGLALRSLGLTGLPHFAVVLQLAMPPAFATLVIAEAYDLDRQLTVTCLAVGSVGLLLTLPIWMLLFSPGDMVVTWLY; encoded by the coding sequence ATGTCTGAATTGGTTACAAATTTAGCAAAGCTCTACATTCCATTAGTGGCATGGGTTGGCTTTGGTATGGTGCTGGGGCGATCGCTCCCTAAGGCGATTCCCCATGCCCTCGGTAAGGGCCTGTTTTGGTTTGGGGTACCCTTGAGCATTTTTGGATTTCTGCGCCAGGCCGATCTATCGGGATCGGTGTGGATTGCGCCGGTGGTGGCTTGGGTGGCGCTGGCCTGTGGGGCGGGGCTGGCCTGGCTGTGGATTGTGGTGCAAACGCGGCGAGGGAGCGATCGCAGCTTTGTGCCCCAGAATGATCCTGCCAAGGGCAGTTTTCTCCTCGCCGCCATGGTGGGCAATACGGGGTATCTTGGCTATCCCGTCGCCCTAGCCCTAGTGGGCCCTCAGTACTTCGGCTGGGCCATTTTCTACGACACCCTGGGCAGTACCCTAGGCGCTTACTGCATTGGCGTTCTGCTAGGGGCACGGTTTGGCTTGGGCCAGCAGGGACGGTGGACAATGGCCCAGGCCTTTGTGCGCAATCCGGCGCTCTGGGCCTTTTCCCTAGGAATGCTCTGCCGTTCAGTGCAGTTCCATCCTTGGGTAGAGCAGGGATTGCTGGGCGGCGCTTGGCTGATGCTGGTGCTAGCGCTGCTGCTGCTGGGAATGCGGCTGAGCCAGCTCGATCTCCGGTTGAATCTCAATCAGGCGGTGGTCACTCTGTTTATCAAAATGCTGATGATTCCGCTCATTTTTGGACTAGCCCTGCGATCGCTCGGTCTCACGGGACTGCCCCACTTTGCAGTGGTGCTGCAATTGGCTATGCCCCCGGCCTTTGCCACCTTGGTAATTGCGGAAGCCTATGATCTGGATCGCCAGCTAACGGTCACCTGTCTAGCTGTGGGCAGTGTGGGGCTATTGTTAACTCTGCCGATTTGGATGCTGCTGTTTTCCCCAGGGGATATGGTGGTCACCTGGCTGTATTAA
- a CDS encoding histidine phosphatase family protein — MQLLFIRHGQATGNQAGRMMGHGQDGLSELGQRQVRALGRRLMAESYRPAAIYSSPLERAKQTAIALADMVDPSPQPILYRDALCEFQNGIFQGLTWVEAQQQYPDLCRRLETSLAWQPIPGAETLQSGRDRAAQFMQEILHHHSEGDRLCIVTHHWILQQLISVLLGSDRTWGFAADYTARFEFHVATEFWSCRDQNRWNSDLWRIVRFGDRQHLADLDPH; from the coding sequence ATGCAGCTACTATTCATTCGCCATGGGCAGGCGACCGGAAACCAGGCAGGACGGATGATGGGCCATGGTCAGGATGGATTGTCAGAGCTGGGACAGCGGCAGGTACGGGCGTTGGGACGACGGTTGATGGCAGAGTCCTATCGTCCTGCGGCCATCTACAGTAGCCCACTGGAGCGGGCTAAACAAACGGCGATCGCCCTTGCTGACATGGTCGATCCATCTCCCCAGCCCATTCTCTATCGGGATGCCCTTTGTGAGTTTCAAAACGGTATTTTTCAAGGGTTAACGTGGGTAGAAGCACAGCAGCAGTATCCTGACCTATGCCGCCGTCTGGAGACATCCCTGGCCTGGCAGCCGATCCCCGGTGCCGAAACGCTTCAGTCCGGTCGCGATCGCGCCGCCCAATTTATGCAAGAAATCTTACACCATCATAGCGAGGGCGATCGCCTCTGCATCGTCACCCACCATTGGATCTTGCAGCAGTTGATCTCGGTATTGCTGGGCAGCGATCGCACCTGGGGGTTTGCGGCGGACTATACGGCGCGATTTGAGTTTCACGTGGCCACTGAGTTTTGGTCTTGTCGGGATCAAAATCGTTGGAATAGCGACCTGTGGAGGATCGTACGGTTTGGCGATCGCCAGCATTTAGCCGACCTTGATCCCCATTAA